One Marinibacterium anthonyi genomic region harbors:
- the ydcV_5 gene encoding Inner membrane ABC transporter permease protein YdcV, with product MRDRVQAIWTVLVFVFILAPIASIVVFSFNADRFPSLPWGGFSLTWYRAILTDDTVRAGFLRSLKVSGVVSVVSTFIGFATAYTDYRFNFTGKTPYLALAALPPTVPVLILGLAMLSFFSMINLVGTLRAVMIGHVVICAPFAMALIRMRLADMSPDIEPAAWNLGASRWMTMRAVTIPWCLPSIFAALAITAAVSFDEFMIAWFVSGLEETLPVRILALLQGQVSPRINAIGSIVFFISVTLAGVAQLLATRRERKS from the coding sequence ATGAGGGACCGCGTGCAGGCCATCTGGACGGTGCTGGTCTTCGTCTTCATCCTGGCACCGATCGCCTCGATCGTCGTCTTTTCCTTCAACGCCGACCGCTTTCCGTCGCTGCCCTGGGGCGGGTTCTCGCTGACGTGGTATCGGGCGATCCTGACGGACGACACGGTGCGGGCGGGGTTCCTTAGGTCGCTCAAGGTCTCGGGCGTCGTGTCGGTGGTGTCGACCTTCATCGGCTTCGCCACCGCCTACACCGACTACCGCTTCAACTTCACCGGCAAGACGCCCTACCTTGCGCTGGCCGCCCTGCCCCCCACCGTGCCGGTGCTGATCCTTGGCCTGGCGATGCTGTCGTTCTTTTCCATGATCAACCTGGTGGGCACATTGCGCGCGGTGATGATCGGCCACGTGGTCATCTGCGCGCCCTTCGCCATGGCGCTGATCCGGATGCGGCTGGCCGACATGTCGCCCGACATTGAACCGGCGGCCTGGAACCTGGGCGCCTCGCGCTGGATGACGATGCGCGCGGTCACCATCCCGTGGTGCCTGCCGTCGATCTTCGCGGCGCTCGCCATCACCGCCGCCGTCTCCTTCGACGAATTCATGATCGCCTGGTTCGTGTCGGGGCTGGAAGAAACCCTGCCGGTGCGCATCCTTGCCCTGCTGCAGGGCCAGGTCAGCCCCCGGATCAACGCCATCGGCTCCATCGTCTTCTTCATCTCGGTGACGCTGGCCGGGGTGGCGCAACTGCTTGCCACCCGGCGCGAGCGCAAATCCTGA
- the nlhH_1 gene encoding Carboxylesterase NlhH, producing MDYAELIDDETWAFIARTNSYYPPDAVTRSIEDQRRVYDVMCRAFFQGYPEGITATDIKADGVPCRLYSAGDPSVTVMYFHGGGFVVGGLASHDDVCAEICQQTGYRVLSVDYRLSPEHRHPAAFDDAWAATKWAAEHFPEPLVLAGDSAGGNLAAAVAHHARGKLTSIVGQVLIYPGLGFDPQSASAIEHAEAPMLTRDELLFYRTIRTGGEEPPEDDPTFAPLNDTDFSNLPPTVIFTADCDPIRDDGHRYRDKLAEADVPVEWINEEGLVHGYLRARHSATRAHESFERISLAIEALGQGLWPYS from the coding sequence ATGGATTACGCAGAGCTGATCGACGACGAAACCTGGGCGTTCATCGCCAGGACGAACAGCTACTACCCTCCCGACGCCGTCACCCGCAGCATCGAGGACCAGCGCCGCGTCTACGACGTGATGTGCCGGGCCTTCTTCCAGGGCTATCCCGAGGGCATCACCGCGACCGACATCAAGGCCGACGGCGTGCCTTGCCGGCTGTATTCGGCGGGCGACCCTTCGGTGACTGTGATGTACTTCCACGGCGGCGGCTTCGTGGTCGGCGGGCTGGCCAGCCACGACGACGTCTGCGCCGAGATCTGCCAGCAGACCGGCTATCGCGTCCTGTCGGTCGATTATCGCCTGTCCCCCGAACACAGGCACCCGGCGGCCTTCGATGACGCCTGGGCGGCAACGAAATGGGCGGCTGAACACTTTCCCGAACCCCTCGTGCTGGCTGGCGACAGCGCCGGCGGCAACCTGGCCGCGGCGGTGGCTCATCACGCCCGCGGCAAGCTGACCTCGATCGTGGGGCAGGTGCTGATCTACCCGGGCCTGGGCTTCGATCCGCAATCGGCATCGGCCATCGAACATGCCGAAGCCCCGATGCTCACCCGTGACGAGCTGCTGTTCTACCGCACGATCCGCACCGGAGGCGAGGAGCCGCCCGAAGACGACCCGACCTTCGCTCCGCTGAACGACACCGATTTCTCGAACCTGCCGCCCACGGTGATCTTCACCGCCGATTGCGACCCGATCCGCGACGACGGCCACCGCTACCGCGACAAGCTGGCCGAGGCCGACGTGCCGGTCGAATGGATCAACGAGGAAGGCCTGGTGCACGGTTACCTGCGCGCCCGCCATTCCGCCACCCGCGCGCATGAGAGCTTCGAGCGTATTTCACTTGCCATCGAAGCCCTCGGACAGGGGCTCTGGCCTTACTCGTGA
- the cpdA_2 gene encoding 3',5'-cyclic adenosine monophosphate phosphodiesterase CpdA, whose translation MLIAHLSDPHLRAKGQLYQGLVDTNALFDLALDALLALDPQPDIVILTGDLVDEPTAEDYAQATAKLSRIRQPVYAIPGNHDEREAFRGCLSGAGYLPDDGPLHYVVDGALRVVALDVTVPGEHHGQVDAAAASWLDRTLAQAPDVPTLVMMHQPPILSGIDCIDTYNCRGADLLEAVLSRHGQVERLLCGHVHRYMQARFGGTMVITAPSTATSIALRLGPDAAPASVLEPPALLLHDLRPGRPLMTHHVPIGRFPGPFPFF comes from the coding sequence ATGCTGATCGCGCACCTGTCCGATCCGCATCTGCGGGCAAAGGGGCAGCTTTACCAGGGGCTGGTCGACACCAATGCGCTGTTCGACCTGGCGCTGGATGCGCTCCTGGCGCTGGATCCGCAGCCCGATATCGTGATCCTCACCGGCGACCTTGTCGACGAGCCCACGGCCGAAGACTATGCCCAGGCCACCGCGAAGCTGTCGCGCATCCGCCAGCCGGTCTATGCCATCCCCGGCAACCACGACGAACGCGAGGCCTTTCGCGGCTGCCTGTCCGGGGCGGGATACCTGCCGGACGATGGCCCGCTGCACTACGTGGTCGACGGCGCGCTGCGGGTGGTGGCGCTGGATGTCACCGTGCCGGGGGAACATCACGGGCAGGTGGATGCGGCGGCGGCATCCTGGCTGGACCGCACGCTGGCGCAGGCGCCCGACGTGCCGACCCTGGTGATGATGCACCAGCCGCCGATCCTGTCGGGCATCGACTGCATCGACACCTACAATTGCCGGGGCGCCGATCTGCTCGAGGCGGTGCTGTCCCGTCACGGCCAGGTCGAAAGGTTGCTGTGTGGTCATGTCCACCGCTACATGCAGGCGCGGTTCGGAGGCACCATGGTGATCACGGCGCCCAGCACGGCGACCTCGATCGCGCTCCGCCTGGGCCCTGATGCCGCGCCGGCGTCGGTTCTTGAGCCGCCCGCGCTCTTGCTGCACGACCTGCGGCCCGGCCGGCCGCTGATGACGCATCACGTGCCGATCGGCCGGTTTCCGGGGCCGTTCCCGTTCTTTTGA
- the potH_1 gene encoding Putrescine transport system permease protein PotH, which yields MAKPKTPRRLIDGFAAFWAAPSLIWQTAFFLAPLLVLVSMSFWVVKNYRLTPDFVLSNWDRMFTRDYFWKAYVHTFELALLVAVLASVIAFPAAHYLAFKAKPSTRRWAMFLLITPFFTSYLVRVYSWKIILSTEGVLNVVFGWLGLGPFEMLNNTFGACVGYLTLCLPLVMLIQLFALSNVNRDLIGAAHNLGCGPLKTTLTVTIPAARVGLILAATFAFILSFGDYVSPAYLGGGKPPTMSILIVDQTKSGNNWPRASVVAVTMVVTLIVVLFGSLFAAYGKPGGRK from the coding sequence ATGGCCAAACCAAAGACACCCCGCCGCCTGATCGATGGGTTCGCCGCCTTCTGGGCCGCGCCCTCGCTGATCTGGCAGACCGCCTTCTTCCTCGCGCCGCTGCTCGTGCTCGTGTCGATGAGCTTCTGGGTGGTGAAGAACTATCGCCTGACGCCCGACTTCGTCCTGTCGAACTGGGACAGGATGTTCACCCGCGACTATTTCTGGAAGGCCTATGTCCACACGTTCGAACTGGCGCTGCTGGTCGCCGTGCTGGCCAGCGTCATCGCCTTTCCGGCGGCGCATTACCTGGCGTTCAAGGCGAAACCGTCCACCCGCCGCTGGGCCATGTTCCTGCTGATCACGCCGTTCTTCACCAGCTACCTGGTGCGCGTCTATTCGTGGAAGATCATCCTGTCGACCGAAGGCGTGCTGAACGTGGTCTTCGGCTGGCTGGGACTTGGCCCGTTCGAGATGCTCAACAACACCTTCGGCGCCTGCGTGGGCTACCTGACGCTGTGCCTGCCGCTGGTGATGCTGATCCAGCTGTTCGCGCTGTCCAACGTGAACCGCGACCTGATCGGCGCCGCCCACAACCTGGGTTGCGGGCCGCTGAAGACCACGCTGACCGTCACCATCCCCGCCGCCCGCGTCGGGCTGATCCTTGCCGCCACCTTCGCCTTCATCCTGTCGTTCGGCGATTACGTCAGCCCCGCATACCTGGGCGGGGGCAAGCCGCCCACCATGTCGATCCTGATCGTCGACCAGACGAAATCCGGCAACAACTGGCCCCGCGCCTCGGTCGTGGCGGTGACGATGGTGGTGACGCTGATCGTCGTGTTGTTCGGGTCGCTGTTTGCCGCCTACGGCAAGCCCGGAGGCCGCAAATGA
- the lcfB_3 gene encoding Long-chain-fatty-acid--CoA ligase, which translates to MGFATLADKIAIESEMEWADRDLPKTLYGLLDQAARAYPTHKATSFQLTSGPTDKAETLTFAELHARVCQAANAFRAGGVGEGDVISYILPNCNDTLVTYLGGAIAGIVNPINPLLEPGQIAAILRETGSKAVVTLKAFPHTDIAQKVAEAVRHAPGVRTVYEIDLKKYLAPPKSWLVPLIRPKVEGAPHADYHGFDKALSKQPQTLAFADAKGDRPAFYFHTGGTTGMPKVAQHYYSGAIYNGWLGQRLLYSDTDVVMCPLPLFHVFACYPIVMGTIAAGAQLVFPTPAGYRGEGVMDNFWKLCARWKVTFIFSVPTAISALMQRPIDADVSSVNKCFSGSAPLPQELFRRFEEATGIDIIEGYGLTEATCLVSCNPTDGEKKIGSVGIPFPHTEVRILRATPDGPVPCGADEVGEICVWNPGVLPGSTYLAQDKNHNLFHHDIYLRTGDLGRLDGDGYLWITGRAKDLIIRGGHNIDPAEIEEALLGHKAVAFAGAIGQPDARTGEMPCAYVELVAGATVSPEELLEYCKVHVHERAAQPKHIAIVDELPKTAVGKIFKPELRKEAITRVYNRALEDAGLPARVIEVVDDRKRGLLARLDSNGADPEAVSKVLDAFVRPWEVSS; encoded by the coding sequence ATGGGATTTGCGACGCTGGCGGACAAGATCGCCATTGAATCCGAAATGGAATGGGCAGACCGGGATCTGCCGAAAACGCTTTACGGGCTGCTGGACCAGGCGGCCCGCGCCTATCCGACCCACAAGGCGACCAGCTTTCAGCTGACATCCGGCCCGACCGACAAGGCCGAGACGCTGACCTTCGCCGAACTGCACGCCCGGGTCTGCCAGGCCGCCAACGCCTTTCGCGCAGGCGGCGTGGGCGAGGGCGACGTGATCTCCTATATCCTGCCCAACTGCAACGACACGCTGGTGACCTACCTGGGCGGCGCAATCGCGGGCATCGTCAACCCGATCAACCCGCTGCTGGAACCCGGCCAGATCGCCGCGATCCTGCGCGAAACCGGGTCGAAGGCCGTCGTCACGCTGAAGGCCTTTCCCCACACCGACATCGCCCAGAAGGTGGCCGAGGCGGTGCGCCACGCGCCCGGTGTCCGCACGGTCTACGAGATCGACCTGAAGAAATACCTTGCCCCGCCGAAATCCTGGCTGGTCCCGCTGATCCGGCCCAAGGTCGAAGGCGCGCCGCACGCCGATTACCACGGATTCGACAAGGCCCTGTCGAAACAGCCCCAGACCCTGGCCTTTGCCGACGCCAAGGGCGACCGCCCGGCCTTCTACTTCCACACCGGCGGCACCACCGGCATGCCCAAGGTCGCCCAGCATTACTATTCGGGCGCGATCTACAACGGCTGGCTGGGGCAAAGGCTGCTTTATTCCGACACCGACGTGGTGATGTGCCCGCTGCCGCTGTTCCACGTCTTCGCCTGCTACCCGATCGTCATGGGCACCATCGCGGCGGGCGCGCAGCTGGTTTTTCCGACACCCGCCGGCTACCGCGGCGAGGGGGTGATGGACAACTTCTGGAAGCTCTGCGCGCGCTGGAAGGTCACCTTCATCTTCTCGGTGCCGACCGCGATATCGGCCCTGATGCAGCGGCCGATCGATGCCGACGTGTCGTCGGTGAACAAGTGTTTCTCGGGCTCTGCGCCACTGCCGCAGGAATTGTTCCGCCGCTTCGAGGAAGCGACCGGCATCGACATCATCGAAGGCTATGGCCTGACCGAGGCGACCTGCCTGGTGTCCTGCAACCCGACCGACGGCGAAAAGAAGATCGGCAGCGTCGGCATCCCCTTCCCGCATACCGAGGTCCGCATCCTGCGCGCCACACCCGACGGGCCGGTGCCTTGCGGCGCCGACGAGGTGGGCGAGATCTGTGTCTGGAACCCCGGCGTCCTGCCCGGATCGACCTACCTGGCGCAGGACAAGAACCACAACCTCTTCCACCACGACATCTATTTGCGCACTGGCGACCTGGGCCGGCTGGATGGCGACGGCTATCTCTGGATCACGGGCCGCGCCAAGGACCTGATCATTCGCGGCGGCCACAACATCGACCCGGCCGAGATCGAAGAAGCATTGCTGGGCCACAAGGCGGTGGCCTTCGCCGGTGCCATCGGCCAGCCCGATGCGCGGACGGGCGAGATGCCCTGCGCCTATGTCGAACTGGTCGCCGGCGCCACCGTGTCGCCCGAGGAACTGCTGGAGTACTGCAAGGTCCATGTTCACGAACGCGCCGCCCAGCCCAAGCATATCGCCATCGTGGACGAACTGCCGAAGACGGCCGTGGGCAAGATCTTCAAGCCGGAGCTTCGGAAGGAGGCGATCACCCGCGTCTACAACCGCGCGCTGGAAGACGCGGGCCTTCCCGCCCGCGTGATCGAGGTCGTCGACGACCGCAAGCGCGGCCTTCTGGCCCGGCTGGACAGCAACGGGGCCGACCCCGAGGCGGTGTCGAAAGTTCTTGATGCCTTCGTCCGGCCATGGGAGGTGTCCTCGTGA
- the potF_2 gene encoding Putrescine-binding periplasmic protein precursor, producing MTKLIKPTSGLIQRRSVLQGIGAGATLLAAPSIVRAQDGDKTLNLLTWPGHTDPAVIGPFEEATGIKVVAKEYVGGDNMVALVNQSPVGTYDLILSDAEYVIQLMQGGFIQPLTPEDYPFEDFFPEFQHFPGHWIDDTLYSVIIRFGYLGVSYRTDVLTREEVDTYQILMDPKLTGKVGYFDWYLPSMGCLSCGAGNIGHPYDINDDEFAALLGFMDEVKPQTTGFYSMADTFSSLTNGDAAIIPGVGDWITQLLAADGVPVSSWVPKEGGVQWTESLCIGKDTPKADLAKEYIQYMTSPEGQARSAVMPAYNASIPSKKGWEVLNETNPDAAKRLRLTFSDNNVMDDYAEGKINIRRTPVQQPIEDWTDAFTDFKA from the coding sequence ATGACCAAACTCATCAAACCGACATCCGGCCTGATCCAGCGCCGGAGCGTGCTTCAGGGGATCGGCGCCGGCGCCACGCTGCTGGCCGCGCCGTCGATCGTGCGCGCGCAGGACGGCGACAAGACGCTGAACCTGCTGACCTGGCCGGGCCACACCGACCCCGCCGTCATCGGCCCGTTCGAAGAAGCCACCGGCATCAAGGTCGTGGCCAAGGAATACGTGGGCGGCGACAACATGGTGGCGCTGGTCAACCAGAGCCCCGTGGGCACCTATGACCTGATCCTGTCGGACGCCGAATACGTGATCCAGCTGATGCAGGGCGGGTTCATCCAGCCCCTGACGCCCGAGGATTACCCGTTCGAGGATTTCTTCCCCGAATTCCAGCACTTCCCCGGCCACTGGATCGACGACACGCTGTATTCGGTCATCATCCGCTTCGGCTACCTGGGCGTGTCCTACCGCACCGACGTGCTGACCCGCGAAGAGGTCGACACCTACCAGATCCTGATGGACCCCAAGCTGACCGGCAAGGTGGGCTATTTCGACTGGTACCTGCCGTCGATGGGCTGCCTGTCGTGCGGCGCCGGCAACATCGGCCATCCCTACGACATCAACGATGACGAATTCGCCGCCCTGCTGGGCTTCATGGACGAGGTCAAGCCGCAGACCACCGGGTTCTATTCCATGGCCGACACGTTCTCGTCGCTGACCAACGGCGACGCGGCGATCATCCCCGGCGTCGGCGACTGGATCACCCAGCTGCTGGCCGCCGACGGCGTGCCGGTGTCGTCCTGGGTGCCCAAGGAAGGCGGCGTGCAGTGGACCGAAAGCCTGTGCATCGGCAAGGACACCCCCAAGGCAGACCTGGCCAAGGAATACATCCAGTACATGACATCGCCCGAAGGACAGGCCCGGTCCGCCGTGATGCCCGCCTACAACGCGTCGATCCCGTCCAAGAAGGGCTGGGAAGTCCTGAACGAGACCAACCCCGACGCGGCCAAGCGCCTGCGCCTGACCTTCAGCGACAACAACGTCATGGACGACTATGCCGAGGGCAAGATCAACATCCGCCGGACCCCGGTCCAGCAGCCGATCGAGGACTGGACCGACGCCTTCACCGACTTCAAGGCGTAA
- the msbA_2 gene encoding Lipid A export ATP-binding/permease protein MsbA, with amino-acid sequence MADSKAAPGKTEPREKSKKIGSLAALWPFMRPYRLLILQALGALVLTAAVSLTLPLAVRRVIDNFRTGDSELLDKYFLAALVIAALMAVGSGLRYALVTRLGERVVADIRKAVFDRVIGMSPAFFENIMTGEVLSRITTDTTLIQSVVGSSISIALRNTLMFIGGLILMTLTSAKLSGLVLLLVPLVIVPILTLGRRLRAISKENQDWIAASSGNASEALGAVQTVQAFTNEIASRTAFGEVTETSYDVARRRIRTRAAMTVIVIFLVFTGIIGVLWIGANDVRSGQMSDGTLVQFLIYAVMVSGAVAALSEIWGELQRAAGATERLVELLQLQDSVQDPETPEQMPLPVRGDIAFEDVHFRYPARPERAALDGVSLNVKAGETVAFVGPSGAGKTTILQLLLRFYDPDQGRITLDGVDLATVARKDFRQAMALVPQDPVIFAASARDNIRFGRPDATDAEVEAAAKAAAAHDFIAALPQGYESYVGERGVMLSGGQKQRIAIARAILRDAPVLLLDEATSALDAESERLVQDAVDRLSQGRTMLVIAHRLATVKKADRIVVMEDGRIVAQGTHDALVGQGGLYARLARLQFTDGIAAE; translated from the coding sequence ATGGCCGACAGCAAGGCCGCGCCGGGCAAGACGGAGCCGCGCGAGAAATCGAAGAAGATCGGATCGCTGGCGGCGCTCTGGCCATTCATGCGCCCCTACCGGCTGCTGATCCTGCAGGCCCTTGGCGCGCTGGTCCTGACGGCGGCGGTGTCGCTGACGCTGCCCCTGGCGGTCCGCCGGGTGATCGACAACTTCCGCACCGGCGATTCCGAACTGCTCGACAAGTACTTCCTGGCCGCCCTTGTCATCGCCGCGCTGATGGCCGTGGGGTCGGGCCTTCGCTATGCGCTGGTGACCCGGCTGGGCGAACGGGTGGTGGCCGACATCCGCAAGGCCGTCTTTGACCGCGTCATCGGGATGAGCCCGGCCTTCTTCGAAAACATCATGACCGGCGAGGTTCTCAGCCGCATCACCACCGACACCACGCTGATCCAGTCGGTGGTGGGCTCGTCGATCTCGATCGCGCTGCGCAACACGCTGATGTTCATCGGCGGGCTGATCCTGATGACCCTGACGTCGGCCAAGCTCAGCGGGCTGGTCCTGTTGCTGGTGCCGCTGGTCATCGTGCCGATCCTGACGCTGGGCCGCCGCCTGCGCGCGATCTCGAAGGAAAACCAGGACTGGATCGCGGCGTCCTCGGGCAATGCATCCGAAGCGCTGGGGGCGGTGCAGACCGTCCAGGCCTTCACCAACGAGATCGCCAGCCGCACGGCCTTCGGCGAGGTGACGGAAACCTCCTACGACGTGGCCCGCCGCCGCATCCGCACGCGGGCGGCAATGACCGTGATCGTCATCTTCCTGGTGTTCACCGGCATCATCGGCGTGCTCTGGATCGGGGCAAACGACGTGCGTTCGGGCCAGATGTCGGACGGCACGCTGGTGCAGTTCCTGATCTACGCGGTCATGGTGTCCGGCGCCGTCGCCGCCCTGTCCGAGATCTGGGGCGAGCTGCAGCGCGCCGCCGGGGCGACCGAACGGCTGGTCGAACTGCTGCAATTGCAGGACAGCGTGCAGGACCCGGAAACCCCCGAACAGATGCCCCTGCCGGTGCGCGGCGACATCGCCTTCGAGGACGTGCATTTCCGCTATCCCGCACGCCCCGAACGCGCCGCGCTGGACGGTGTCAGCCTGAATGTGAAGGCGGGCGAGACGGTGGCATTCGTCGGCCCCTCCGGCGCGGGCAAGACGACGATCCTGCAACTGCTGCTGCGCTTTTACGACCCCGACCAGGGCCGCATCACGCTGGACGGCGTCGACCTGGCCACCGTCGCGCGCAAGGACTTCCGCCAGGCGATGGCGCTGGTGCCCCAGGATCCGGTGATCTTTGCCGCCTCGGCGCGGGACAACATCCGCTTCGGCCGCCCCGATGCCACCGATGCCGAAGTCGAGGCCGCCGCCAAGGCCGCCGCCGCGCATGATTTCATCGCCGCCCTGCCGCAGGGATACGAATCCTACGTCGGCGAACGCGGCGTGATGCTGTCGGGCGGCCAGAAACAGCGCATCGCCATCGCCCGCGCCATTCTGCGCGACGCGCCCGTGCTGCTGCTTGACGAGGCGACCAGCGCGCTGGACGCCGAAAGCGAACGGCTGGTGCAGGACGCGGTCGACCGGCTGTCGCAGGGCCGCACCATGCTGGTCATCGCCCACCGGCTGGCCACGGTGAAGAAGGCCGACCGCATCGTGGTGATGGAAGACGGCCGCATCGTCGCCCAGGGCACCCATGACGCGCTGGTCGGCCAGGGTGGGTTGTACGCACGGCTGGCGCGCCTTCAGTTCACCGACGGCATCGCGGCGGAATAG
- the guaD_2 gene encoding Guanine deaminase: protein MPATMARRRIFDQKIENTHNHWAKLWGVPQSNVLSLTVWRPIRRSGAVTGRKWGSIMPEPSDFMARAIEISRKAMIETGAAPFGAVIVKDGRIVGEGVNNVFNNNDATSHGEIEAIRDAGRTLGTWDLSGCTLYTTCEPCAMCVAAMFWARIDTLYYAATLNDCKSLGFELQPLSDLVRSPLHDRAIPATQLLANESRAVLKLWSEQPGFEPFNDPTDQLKDQTTGMVT from the coding sequence ATGCCGGCCACAATGGCCCGCCGCCGCATTTTTGACCAAAAGATAGAAAATACGCACAATCACTGGGCGAAGCTTTGGGGCGTGCCGCAAAGCAACGTGCTCTCGTTGACAGTTTGGCGCCCGATCCGCCGCAGTGGCGCCGTGACTGGGAGAAAATGGGGGTCGATCATGCCGGAGCCATCCGATTTCATGGCACGTGCGATCGAGATCAGCCGCAAGGCAATGATCGAGACCGGCGCGGCGCCGTTCGGTGCCGTCATCGTCAAGGATGGCCGGATCGTCGGTGAAGGCGTCAACAATGTGTTCAACAACAACGACGCCACATCGCACGGCGAGATCGAGGCGATCCGCGATGCCGGGCGCACCCTGGGCACATGGGACCTGTCGGGCTGCACGCTTTACACCACCTGCGAACCTTGCGCGATGTGTGTCGCCGCGATGTTCTGGGCGCGCATCGACACGCTGTACTACGCGGCCACGCTGAACGATTGCAAGTCGCTGGGCTTCGAGCTGCAGCCGCTGAGCGACCTGGTGCGAAGCCCGCTGCACGACAGGGCGATCCCCGCGACACAATTGCTGGCCAACGAAAGCCGCGCAGTCCTGAAGCTGTGGAGCGAACAGCCCGGCTTCGAACCGTTCAACGATCCAACAGACCAACTCAAAGACCAGACGACAGGGATGGTAACATGA
- the potA_7 gene encoding Spermidine/putrescine import ATP-binding protein PotA, whose amino-acid sequence MTTSMRHILTLDGVTKRFGSATALHPTSFEVEKGEFLAMMGPSGCGKSTTLRMLAGLEFPTEGTIRLWDREITDLPPWERDMPMVWQSYALFPFMTVAENVEFGLKQKGRATTPDRRKKAGEWMERLGISGFAKRKVDQLSGGQRQRVALARALALEPEILLLDEPLSALDAHLRLHMQSELKRLHRELGITFIYVTHSQSEAFALADRVAIMSEGRVQQIGAAKEVYRAPANRFVAEFVGANTIIAGKVISDGRIETPLGLFRATDGHPPTAGDHAVFLIPADRVTLSATPTEAENEVTATLLTEEFTGSFVTLLLELADGTEMKVQKQQSELDRLSLDVGTTIHASWPAEVAYVLKEDQ is encoded by the coding sequence ATGACGACTTCCATGCGCCATATCCTTACCCTCGACGGCGTGACCAAGCGCTTTGGATCCGCCACCGCCCTGCACCCGACATCCTTCGAGGTGGAAAAGGGCGAATTCCTGGCCATGATGGGCCCCTCGGGCTGCGGCAAGTCCACCACGCTGCGGATGCTGGCGGGGCTCGAATTTCCCACCGAAGGGACGATCAGGTTGTGGGACCGCGAGATCACCGACCTGCCGCCGTGGGAACGCGACATGCCGATGGTCTGGCAATCCTATGCGCTGTTCCCGTTCATGACCGTGGCCGAGAATGTCGAGTTCGGGCTGAAACAGAAAGGCCGCGCCACCACGCCGGATCGCCGCAAGAAGGCCGGCGAATGGATGGAACGGCTGGGGATCTCCGGCTTCGCGAAACGCAAGGTCGACCAGCTGTCGGGCGGACAACGCCAGCGCGTGGCGCTGGCCCGCGCGCTGGCGCTGGAACCCGAGATCCTGCTGCTGGACGAACCGCTGTCCGCGCTCGACGCCCACCTGCGGCTGCACATGCAGTCGGAATTGAAGCGCCTTCACCGCGAGTTGGGCATCACCTTCATCTACGTGACCCATTCGCAATCCGAAGCCTTCGCGCTGGCCGACCGCGTGGCCATCATGTCCGAAGGCCGCGTTCAGCAGATCGGCGCGGCGAAAGAAGTCTATCGCGCGCCCGCCAACCGCTTTGTCGCGGAATTCGTCGGGGCCAACACGATCATCGCCGGCAAGGTCATATCGGACGGGCGGATCGAAACGCCGCTGGGCCTGTTCCGCGCCACCGACGGCCATCCGCCGACCGCAGGCGATCACGCCGTGTTCCTCATCCCCGCCGACCGCGTGACATTGTCGGCCACGCCGACCGAGGCCGAGAACGAGGTGACGGCAACCCTGCTGACCGAGGAATTCACCGGCTCCTTCGTGACGCTCCTGCTGGAGCTGGCGGACGGCACCGAGATGAAGGTTCAGAAACAACAAAGCGAACTTGACCGGCTGTCGCTGGACGTCGGCACGACGATTCACGCCAGCTGGCCGGCCGAGGTCGCATACGTCCTGAAGGAAGACCAATGA